One part of the Mangrovibacillus cuniculi genome encodes these proteins:
- a CDS encoding ABC-F family ATP-binding cassette domain-containing protein, whose protein sequence is MNTYVMENATKTVGEKTLFTNVSFHIQEKERVGLIGINGTGKTSLLAMIARLDDGDGCNRIHANDYSIGYVMQDMPFDEQETVIEHVFKGQSIIMKTMRNYELALAELQEDPESVEKQEKLFRYQKEMDTYNAWDANANAKVILSKLGISQIHQKMSELSGGQQKRVSLAQVLVETPDLLILDEPTNHLDTESVQWLTHFLNNYPNAVLLVSHDRYFLDSVTTRMIELSNKQLYSYQGNYQQFIQAKAEREANEAATSAKRKNLYRNELAWMRRGAKARTTKQKARIQRFENLEDSLSKDNGKQQVDMNVQGARLGKQVVELKNISKSFHNREFVKDFSLLVKPGDRIGIVGANGEGKSTLLNIIAGTLSIDTGERIVGQTVKFAYFTQTMEPVNGDQRMIEYVRESGEVVHTSEGEAISVAQMLERFLFPLHTHGTLVRKLSGGEKRRLYLLKLLMQKPNVLLLDEPTNDLDTETLTVLEQYLEEFSGVVITVSHDRYFLDKVVDHLLVFRGHGVIEHYLGEYTEFLESEAEREKKQNLQNVEKIAPVKQERKTTTTKRLSYKEQIEWEALTPEMEKLEERLLEIDEELQRVGSDFEKAQQLFDEQHLTNERLESLIERWSELEEKQNN, encoded by the coding sequence ATGAATACGTATGTGATGGAAAATGCAACGAAAACAGTGGGTGAAAAGACACTGTTTACAAACGTATCTTTTCACATACAAGAAAAGGAACGCGTTGGGTTAATTGGAATTAATGGCACTGGTAAAACAAGCCTTTTAGCCATGATTGCAAGATTAGATGATGGAGACGGGTGTAATAGAATTCATGCAAATGATTACTCCATTGGCTATGTCATGCAGGATATGCCTTTTGATGAGCAAGAAACGGTGATTGAACATGTTTTTAAAGGTCAGTCTATTATCATGAAAACGATGAGAAACTATGAACTTGCGTTAGCAGAGCTCCAAGAAGATCCTGAAAGTGTAGAAAAACAGGAAAAGCTTTTCCGCTATCAGAAAGAAATGGATACGTATAATGCTTGGGATGCGAATGCAAATGCAAAAGTTATCTTATCGAAGTTAGGAATTAGTCAAATTCATCAAAAAATGAGTGAATTATCAGGGGGACAACAAAAGCGTGTCTCATTAGCGCAGGTCTTAGTAGAGACTCCTGATCTGTTAATCTTAGATGAGCCAACTAACCATTTGGACACAGAATCTGTTCAATGGCTTACACATTTTTTAAACAATTATCCTAATGCAGTATTGCTAGTAAGTCATGATCGCTACTTTTTAGATTCTGTTACAACAAGAATGATTGAATTGTCTAATAAACAACTTTACAGTTATCAAGGCAACTACCAACAATTTATTCAGGCGAAAGCAGAGCGGGAAGCGAATGAAGCGGCAACTTCAGCTAAAAGGAAAAATTTATACCGCAATGAGCTCGCTTGGATGAGAAGGGGAGCGAAGGCTAGAACGACAAAACAAAAAGCTAGAATCCAACGTTTTGAAAACCTTGAAGACTCCTTAAGTAAGGATAACGGCAAGCAACAAGTAGATATGAACGTTCAGGGAGCTAGGTTAGGGAAACAAGTGGTTGAATTAAAGAACATCTCTAAGTCATTTCATAATAGAGAGTTTGTAAAAGATTTCTCCCTTTTAGTTAAACCTGGTGACCGAATTGGTATTGTAGGTGCAAATGGTGAAGGGAAATCTACGTTACTAAACATCATTGCTGGTACGTTAAGTATAGATACTGGGGAAAGAATAGTTGGACAAACGGTTAAATTTGCTTACTTTACACAAACGATGGAACCAGTTAACGGTGATCAAAGAATGATTGAATACGTGCGTGAGTCTGGAGAAGTGGTTCATACTTCAGAAGGCGAGGCCATTTCTGTAGCGCAAATGCTTGAAAGGTTTTTATTCCCTCTTCATACACACGGAACGCTAGTACGAAAGCTTTCAGGTGGAGAGAAAAGAAGACTTTATTTATTAAAGTTATTGATGCAAAAGCCGAATGTTTTATTGCTAGATGAGCCAACGAATGATTTAGATACAGAAACGTTGACTGTTTTAGAACAATATTTAGAAGAGTTCTCAGGAGTTGTCATTACTGTTTCACATGATCGTTACTTTTTAGATAAAGTGGTAGATCACTTACTCGTCTTCCGTGGTCACGGAGTAATTGAACATTACTTAGGGGAATATACCGAGTTTCTTGAAAGTGAAGCAGAAAGAGAAAAGAAGCAAAATCTTCAGAATGTAGAAAAGATTGCTCCAGTAAAACAAGAAAGAAAAACTACTACTACTAAACGCCTAAGTTATAAAGAACAAATTGAATGGGAAGCTCTAACACCTGAAATGGAAAAGTTAGAAGAACGCCTACTTGAAATAGATGAAGAATTACAAAGGGTTGGAAGTGATTTTGAAAAAGCTCAACAGTTATTTGATGAGCAACACCTGACGAATGAACGTCTAGAATCATTGATTGAAAGATGGTCGGAATTAGAAGAAAAACAAAATAATTAA
- the mntR gene encoding transcriptional regulator MntR: protein MPTPSMEDYIEQIYLLIENKGYARVSDIAEALSVHPSSVTKMVQKLDKDGYLIYERYRGLILTAKGNKLGKRLVFRHDLLEQFLHLIGVKKELIYEDVEGIEHHLSWDAIDRIGDLVQYFESDENRVKELRNIQEDN, encoded by the coding sequence ATGCCGACACCGAGTATGGAAGATTATATAGAACAAATTTATTTATTAATTGAAAATAAAGGATATGCAAGAGTATCGGATATTGCAGAAGCATTGTCTGTACATCCTTCTTCTGTTACTAAAATGGTTCAAAAACTAGATAAAGATGGCTATTTAATTTATGAGAGATATCGCGGCTTAATTTTAACTGCGAAAGGAAATAAATTAGGTAAAAGATTGGTTTTTCGTCATGATTTATTAGAACAGTTCTTACATTTGATTGGCGTGAAAAAAGAGCTAATATATGAAGATGTTGAAGGAATAGAGCATCATCTTAGCTGGGATGCTATAGATCGCATAGGAGATTTAGTTCAGTATTTCGAATCAGATGAAAATAGAGTAAAAGAATTGCGTAATATCCAAGAAGATAATTAA
- a CDS encoding formate--tetrahydrofolate ligase, producing MSNVPTDIEISQKAKMIPIQDIASKVGLSAENLEMYGKYKAKLSYDLLNSLEGKKEGKLILVTAINPTPAGEGKSTVTVGLGDAFQKVGYKTMIALREPSLGPTMGIKGGATGGGYAQVVPMDEINLHFTGDLHAITTANNALSALIDNHIHQGNTLSIDPRRVLWKRVVDLNDRALRNVLVGLGGPIQGVPREDGFDITVASEIMAILCLAKNLKDLKQRISNIVIGYTYEREVVKVKDLGVEGALTLLLKDALKPNLVQTLEGTPTLIHGGPFANIAHGCNSVIATKTALSLADVVVTEAGFGADLGAEKFLNIKTRITETNPSAVVVVATIRALKMHGGVKKDSLKEENIDALQTGLMNLAKHVENVQSFGIEPVVALNKFIFDTPEEVSVVKSWCENNGVRFALTEVWEKGGAGGEELVKQIIPLLKKDCSFTHTYDVSDSLQTKMEKIAKNIYGAKGVEFTSKAKKQLVECERQGYGIFPVCMAKTPVSLSDDPTKIGRPTDFVITVRELRPKVGAGFVVALTGDVMTMPGLPKQPAALKMDVDENGNAMGLF from the coding sequence ATGTCTAACGTACCAACAGATATTGAAATATCTCAAAAAGCAAAAATGATTCCTATACAAGACATCGCATCAAAAGTAGGTTTAAGTGCAGAGAACCTAGAGATGTATGGTAAATATAAAGCGAAACTTTCTTATGATTTGCTAAACTCACTGGAAGGTAAAAAAGAAGGGAAATTAATATTAGTAACCGCAATTAATCCCACCCCAGCAGGTGAAGGGAAATCAACCGTTACAGTCGGTTTAGGAGATGCATTCCAGAAAGTGGGCTACAAAACTATGATTGCATTAAGAGAGCCGTCACTAGGGCCAACGATGGGAATTAAAGGTGGGGCAACCGGTGGGGGTTACGCTCAAGTAGTCCCAATGGATGAAATAAATTTACATTTTACTGGTGATTTACATGCTATCACGACAGCAAATAACGCTCTTTCCGCTCTAATTGATAACCACATACATCAAGGGAACACATTATCCATCGATCCGAGGCGTGTACTTTGGAAGAGAGTAGTAGACTTAAATGATCGTGCTCTGAGAAATGTACTAGTAGGGTTGGGTGGACCTATTCAAGGTGTGCCGCGTGAAGATGGATTTGACATCACAGTAGCCTCTGAAATTATGGCGATTTTATGCCTTGCAAAAAACTTGAAAGATTTAAAACAGCGTATTTCTAACATTGTTATTGGCTATACATACGAACGAGAAGTGGTTAAAGTGAAAGATTTAGGGGTGGAAGGTGCATTAACGCTGTTATTAAAAGATGCCTTGAAACCAAACTTGGTTCAAACCCTTGAGGGAACACCAACATTAATTCATGGAGGCCCTTTTGCAAACATCGCACATGGATGTAACTCTGTTATTGCCACAAAAACCGCATTATCTCTTGCAGACGTCGTAGTAACGGAAGCTGGTTTTGGTGCAGACCTCGGAGCAGAGAAGTTTCTTAATATAAAAACGAGAATTACGGAGACCAATCCATCTGCAGTAGTTGTCGTGGCGACTATTCGAGCGTTAAAAATGCACGGTGGTGTAAAGAAGGACTCTTTAAAAGAAGAAAATATTGATGCCTTACAAACAGGGCTAATGAACTTAGCTAAGCATGTAGAAAACGTACAATCCTTCGGCATTGAACCAGTTGTAGCTTTAAATAAATTTATTTTCGATACACCAGAGGAAGTAAGCGTAGTCAAATCATGGTGCGAAAATAATGGAGTCCGATTTGCCTTAACAGAAGTATGGGAAAAAGGTGGCGCTGGAGGAGAAGAACTAGTAAAGCAAATCATTCCTCTATTAAAAAAGGACTGCTCATTTACACACACCTATGATGTAAGTGATTCCCTCCAAACAAAGATGGAAAAAATCGCAAAGAATATATATGGGGCAAAGGGTGTAGAGTTTACTTCAAAAGCAAAAAAACAGTTAGTAGAATGTGAACGACAAGGCTACGGTATCTTCCCTGTATGTATGGCAAAAACACCTGTTTCTTTATCGGATGATCCAACTAAAATTGGGAGACCAACAGACTTTGTGATTACTGTTAGAGAGTTACGACCAAAAGTCGGAGCTGGCTTCGTTGTTGCATTAACTGGTGATGTTATGACAATGCCAGGCTTACCTAAACAGCCTGCTGCTTTAAAGATGGATGTAGATGAAAATGGGAATGCTATGGGGTTATTCTAA
- a CDS encoding metal-dependent hydrolase, whose amino-acid sequence MDTSTHMITGIGIGLLAQLDPVLATSSTAKIAAIGACIFGSNAPDLDYICKMRGNAFYYKHHRGLSHSIFMLPVYAIILGLLSLFVFDVQLSIHLALWSFFAVLIHVASDLCNIHGTQVLRPFTDKWIAYDVIPLFDSIIFFSHIIGILLVFVVGTSAGVTFLWIYVVLLLYIFGRFLVTNDIRHHLSNHYPNAERIKLIPSMSLISWQFIIETEESYLLGSFFNNQVKIEQTIMKQSISENIINRSKEEEIVSSFLFSSPFAIPLTIERKNGVEIRWIDLRFRKKTFFPFMAISIFHKQNDQVSSYSGWFHTPSQVKRKVRQLKKENVHI is encoded by the coding sequence GTGGACACGAGTACACATATGATCACAGGGATTGGGATTGGATTACTTGCCCAATTAGACCCTGTACTTGCTACTTCCAGTACAGCCAAAATAGCCGCTATAGGTGCTTGCATTTTTGGTTCGAATGCTCCCGATTTAGATTATATATGCAAAATGAGAGGAAATGCCTTTTACTATAAACATCATCGAGGTTTATCGCATTCTATTTTTATGTTACCTGTTTACGCTATCATTTTAGGATTGCTTTCTCTATTCGTTTTTGATGTCCAACTTTCCATACATTTAGCCTTATGGTCTTTCTTTGCCGTGCTCATCCATGTAGCCAGTGATTTATGTAACATCCATGGGACACAAGTTTTGCGTCCTTTTACAGACAAGTGGATAGCTTATGATGTCATCCCCCTGTTTGACTCCATTATATTTTTCTCTCATATAATTGGAATTCTACTCGTGTTTGTAGTAGGCACATCCGCTGGCGTCACTTTTCTATGGATTTATGTGGTATTACTACTCTACATTTTTGGTAGATTTTTAGTAACAAACGATATAAGGCATCACTTATCGAATCATTATCCAAACGCAGAAAGAATTAAATTAATCCCATCTATGAGCTTAATTAGTTGGCAATTCATTATAGAAACAGAAGAATCTTATCTTCTAGGATCTTTTTTTAACAATCAGGTAAAAATTGAACAGACTATTATGAAACAATCCATTTCTGAAAACATCATCAACCGTTCAAAAGAAGAAGAAATTGTATCATCCTTTCTATTTAGTTCACCTTTTGCTATTCCATTAACAATTGAACGTAAAAATGGAGTAGAGATAAGGTGGATAGATTTACGATTTAGAAAAAAAACATTTTTCCCTTTTATGGCCATTTCTATTTTTCATAAGCAGAATGATCAAGTATCAAGCTATTCGGGGTGGTTCCACACTCCTTCTCAGGTAAAGAGAAAAGTAAGACAATTAAAAAAGGAAAATGTACACATTTAA
- a CDS encoding metal ABC transporter ATP-binding protein has protein sequence MADALQVDNLTVSYDKQPVLEEVSLTIPAGVLCAVVGPNGAGKSTFIQAVLSLIPKSSGEVSLFNKPYRAKDRIVGYVPQRGSVDWDFPTNVLDVTLMGRYGHIGWFKRPGKKDTSLAMEALKKVGMEKYADRQISQLSGGQQQRVFLARALVQDAEVYFMDEPFVGVDAATEKAIIALLRELKMRGKTVIVVHHDLHTVPEYFDYTVLLNKRIKAVGKTEDVFTIDTLQETYGGTLAFLQKNSMSTKG, from the coding sequence ATGGCTGACGCACTTCAAGTTGATAACCTAACTGTATCATATGATAAGCAGCCGGTCCTAGAAGAGGTATCGTTAACTATCCCTGCAGGAGTTCTATGTGCAGTAGTAGGACCTAACGGAGCTGGTAAATCAACTTTTATACAAGCAGTTTTATCGTTAATTCCAAAATCATCTGGTGAAGTTTCCTTGTTTAATAAACCATATCGTGCAAAGGATCGTATTGTTGGGTATGTTCCACAAAGAGGGTCAGTTGATTGGGACTTTCCCACAAACGTTTTAGATGTTACGTTGATGGGGAGATACGGACACATTGGATGGTTTAAGCGCCCAGGAAAAAAAGATACATCTCTTGCAATGGAAGCTCTAAAGAAAGTAGGTATGGAGAAATATGCTGATAGACAAATTAGTCAGCTTTCAGGTGGCCAACAGCAACGAGTGTTTTTAGCAAGAGCTCTTGTTCAAGATGCAGAAGTATACTTCATGGATGAGCCATTTGTAGGGGTCGATGCTGCAACGGAAAAAGCTATTATTGCTCTACTAAGAGAGCTGAAAATGAGAGGGAAAACAGTAATTGTTGTTCACCACGACCTTCACACAGTCCCTGAGTATTTTGATTATACCGTATTATTAAATAAAAGAATTAAGGCAGTAGGAAAAACAGAGGATGTCTTCACGATAGATACACTTCAAGAAACGTATGGTGGCACATTAGCTTTTTTGCAAAAAAACTCCATGAGCACAAAGGGGTGA
- a CDS encoding HD domain-containing protein has product MNLMKDRLLMDVQKIAFESLRDDTTGHAMDHMNRVVQNALLIMKGMNVDEVVVLVSCYVHDCIDEKLVEDVEKASKQLERQLYSIGLSKEQVMQVMHIIRNLSFSKREISEPLSDEGKVVQDADRLDAIGAVGIARTFQYSGSKGNVLYDSTIPLPVEDREIGQNARHSTLHHFYDKLLLIKDNMNTKNGKKLAMERHKTLEQFLLQFMKEWNGVG; this is encoded by the coding sequence ATGAACTTAATGAAAGATAGACTGTTAATGGACGTTCAAAAGATTGCATTTGAATCACTACGAGATGACACAACTGGACATGCAATGGATCATATGAACCGAGTAGTTCAAAACGCTTTGCTGATAATGAAAGGTATGAATGTGGATGAAGTAGTGGTGCTCGTATCTTGTTACGTTCACGATTGTATTGATGAAAAGTTGGTAGAAGATGTAGAAAAGGCAAGCAAACAACTAGAACGACAACTATACTCAATTGGTCTATCGAAGGAACAAGTCATGCAAGTCATGCATATCATCAGAAATCTCTCTTTTTCTAAAAGGGAGATTTCTGAACCTTTATCCGATGAGGGAAAGGTTGTACAAGATGCTGATAGGTTAGATGCCATTGGTGCTGTTGGGATTGCTAGAACTTTTCAATACAGTGGTAGCAAAGGAAATGTTCTCTATGATTCCACCATTCCATTACCAGTTGAAGATAGAGAAATTGGGCAGAATGCAAGACATTCAACACTACATCATTTTTATGATAAACTTTTACTAATAAAAGATAATATGAATACAAAAAACGGAAAGAAATTAGCTATGGAGCGTCACAAGACCTTGGAGCAATTTCTTTTACAATTTATGAAAGAATGGAACGGTGTAGGATGA
- a CDS encoding metal ABC transporter permease: protein MEILQVLLSSNAQWVLFSTLLLGIASGVLGSFALLKKQSLLSDAVAHAALPGICLAFLIVGEKQMLWLIVGALCTGLLATYLIQFITSTTKLKKDTAICLVLSSFFGLGIVLLTMVTRQPSGNKSGLDQFIFGKAAAMTLSDVMTMGIMALTLIVVTTLLFKEWKITTFDPGFSKGIGLPVKSLEFIFSSFLVLTVVVGIQAVGVILMAAMLMIPSMTARYWTDSLGKMVVISGGVGAVSATSGTVLSTLGPSMPTGPLIVLTATSLFIVSFFFAPKKGIVMKKIALRQKQRVYQSSVVNKRKEAIHHDV from the coding sequence ATGGAAATATTACAGGTTCTCCTTAGCTCAAATGCACAATGGGTATTGTTTAGTACACTTTTGTTAGGTATTGCTAGTGGTGTTTTAGGTAGTTTTGCTTTATTAAAAAAACAAAGTTTATTAAGCGATGCAGTTGCTCACGCAGCTTTACCAGGAATTTGTTTGGCTTTCTTAATTGTGGGAGAGAAGCAAATGTTATGGTTAATTGTTGGAGCACTATGTACTGGTTTGTTAGCGACGTATTTAATTCAATTCATTACTTCTACAACAAAGCTTAAAAAAGATACAGCAATCTGTCTTGTGCTATCAAGCTTCTTCGGATTAGGTATTGTGTTATTGACAATGGTTACTAGGCAACCAAGCGGAAATAAAAGTGGTTTAGATCAATTTATTTTTGGTAAAGCAGCGGCAATGACATTGTCTGATGTAATGACTATGGGAATTATGGCGCTAACGTTGATTGTAGTAACCACACTTCTTTTTAAAGAATGGAAAATCACCACTTTTGATCCTGGATTTTCAAAAGGGATAGGTCTTCCTGTGAAAAGTTTAGAGTTTATCTTTTCCTCTTTTTTAGTGCTGACCGTAGTGGTAGGTATTCAGGCAGTGGGAGTAATTTTAATGGCAGCTATGTTAATGATTCCTTCTATGACTGCAAGATATTGGACGGACTCACTTGGTAAAATGGTTGTTATTTCTGGTGGGGTAGGGGCAGTATCTGCTACTAGCGGTACTGTACTATCAACATTAGGGCCTAGTATGCCAACAGGTCCTTTAATCGTGTTAACAGCAACTTCTCTATTTATTGTATCGTTTTTCTTCGCTCCCAAAAAGGGGATTGTCATGAAGAAAATAGCACTTCGACAGAAACAAAGAGTATACCAATCTTCCGTGGTAAATAAGCGGAAGGAGGCAATACATCATGATGTATGA
- a CDS encoding metal ABC transporter permease, which produces MMYESWIILTACLVGMTCGVVGCYLIVRKMAMIADAISHSVLLGIVLAFLISQSLNGTWMLLGAMIIGLVTTVAIQWFIQNGVPEDAAIGIVFTTFFSIGVILVTIFAKDVHLDVNHALMGEISFIPWNTISFLGFTIPKATFILLLVAIIVVIVVTGFYKELKITSFDPKLALAIGLPVSFIHYVLMSLVSVTAVASFDAVGAILVVSMLITPGASAYLMTERFSRMLLLSMAYGVMSALVGYYGASILDVSISGSMAVAGACLFIVSWIFSPKQGLLRRLIKWNQSSKSSITS; this is translated from the coding sequence ATGATGTATGAATCGTGGATTATATTAACTGCTTGTTTAGTTGGCATGACATGTGGAGTTGTAGGGTGCTACCTAATTGTACGTAAAATGGCAATGATTGCAGATGCTATTAGTCATAGTGTTTTATTAGGTATTGTACTAGCGTTTTTAATAAGTCAAAGTTTAAATGGTACATGGATGTTACTTGGTGCGATGATAATAGGTTTAGTGACAACTGTAGCAATTCAATGGTTTATTCAAAATGGTGTTCCCGAAGATGCGGCTATTGGTATTGTGTTTACCACATTTTTCTCTATTGGAGTAATACTTGTTACCATTTTTGCAAAGGATGTACACTTAGATGTGAACCATGCTCTAATGGGAGAAATCTCTTTCATTCCATGGAATACCATTTCTTTCTTAGGATTCACTATCCCAAAAGCGACATTTATCCTTCTCTTAGTAGCGATTATTGTAGTAATCGTGGTAACAGGATTTTATAAAGAACTTAAAATAACATCATTTGATCCAAAGCTTGCTCTAGCGATTGGATTACCGGTTAGCTTTATTCATTATGTGTTAATGTCACTTGTTTCCGTAACTGCTGTTGCCTCCTTCGACGCTGTTGGAGCAATCCTGGTAGTATCTATGCTAATAACACCTGGAGCAAGTGCCTATCTAATGACAGAAAGATTTAGTAGAATGCTACTGCTAAGTATGGCTTATGGTGTGATGAGTGCTTTGGTTGGCTACTATGGTGCGTCCATATTAGACGTTTCTATCTCTGGTTCAATGGCTGTTGCAGGAGCATGTTTATTTATAGTAAGTTGGATATTCTCTCCAAAACAAGGACTATTAAGAAGGTTAATTAAGTGGAATCAATCATCGAAGTCATCCATTACTTCATAG
- a CDS encoding MGDG synthase family glycosyltransferase, with protein MKSTPSILILTAQYGTGHLQVAKTVHDSFKEKDGHLVHQCDLYEESYPAMSIITQQIFQKSFTKVGAPIYKMFYYGTDRLSKKGLSYLYQHLGKQRMKELMQTINPNLVLTTFPLHAPNALTKQPWCKTQTATIITDYCLHPLWIHQNISRYFVASKEVEDKLLMSGIKKNKITISGIPVREAFLQPVCKEEVYRRFNLDSSKQTVLLVAGALGVAQDIPTLVRELAMIPTIQLIVVCGKNKFLQETIQHSYKNSHVNIFGYVEEMHLLLEVADIFITKPGGVTITEAAIKRTPLIFFKPTPGQEKENAMYFVQKGAAFIAQTNKDILDYTTYLLHHPIARIKMKESLGEIAKPNAAYRIKEEIKQLARQDRTIQARRVL; from the coding sequence ATGAAATCAACACCTTCTATTCTTATATTAACTGCTCAATACGGAACAGGCCACTTACAAGTAGCAAAAACCGTACATGATTCATTTAAAGAAAAGGATGGACATCTTGTTCATCAATGTGATTTATACGAAGAATCCTATCCAGCCATGTCAATCATTACCCAACAAATCTTTCAAAAAAGTTTCACAAAGGTAGGAGCCCCTATTTATAAAATGTTTTATTATGGTACAGATCGATTATCAAAGAAAGGATTATCTTATTTGTACCAACATTTAGGGAAACAGAGAATGAAAGAACTCATGCAAACCATTAATCCAAACTTAGTACTTACTACCTTTCCTCTTCATGCACCAAATGCACTAACAAAACAACCTTGGTGTAAAACTCAAACGGCAACTATTATTACAGATTACTGTTTACATCCACTTTGGATACATCAAAACATAAGTCGTTATTTCGTAGCTAGCAAAGAAGTCGAAGATAAATTACTTATGTCTGGTATTAAAAAAAACAAAATAACCATTAGCGGTATTCCAGTAAGAGAGGCTTTTCTACAACCTGTCTGTAAAGAAGAAGTGTATCGACGTTTCAATCTAGATTCTTCTAAACAAACCGTACTATTAGTGGCAGGAGCGCTAGGTGTTGCCCAAGATATCCCTACTCTTGTAAGAGAACTTGCTATGATACCTACTATTCAATTAATTGTCGTTTGTGGTAAAAACAAATTCTTACAAGAAACCATTCAACACAGCTACAAGAATTCTCATGTAAACATTTTTGGATATGTGGAGGAAATGCACCTACTATTGGAGGTTGCTGATATTTTCATTACAAAACCTGGTGGTGTCACCATTACAGAAGCTGCAATTAAACGTACTCCCCTTATCTTTTTCAAACCAACTCCTGGTCAAGAAAAGGAAAATGCTATGTATTTTGTACAAAAAGGAGCAGCATTTATCGCCCAGACAAACAAGGATATCTTAGATTATACAACTTATCTTTTACATCATCCTATAGCTAGAATAAAAATGAAAGAATCTTTAGGGGAAATTGCAAAACCAAATGCAGCTTACAGAATAAAAGAAGAAATAAAACAACTTGCTAGGCAAGACAGGACCATTCAAGCAAGGAGGGTTTTATAG